In Primulina eburnea isolate SZY01 chromosome 5, ASM2296580v1, whole genome shotgun sequence, a single window of DNA contains:
- the LOC140832793 gene encoding uncharacterized protein isoform X2, whose protein sequence is MHFLALKNICYRRRNLGPSMAVDLKRGETLPIHINMTFPSLPCDVLSVDAIDMSGKHEVDLDTNIWKLRLNHNGQIIGTEYLSDLVEKEHASHGHDDHKDHHEESDHKAKPHSLDEDADKLIKKVKHAISVGEGCRVYGVLDVQRVAGNFHISVHGLNIFVAQMIFEGASHVNVSHMIHDLSFGPKYPGIHNPLDDTVRILHAASGTFKYYIKIVPTEYKYLSKKVLSTNQFSVTEYFSPITEVDKIWPAVYFLYDLSPITVTIREERRSFLHFVTRLCAVLGGTFALTGLLDKWMYRFIESLSKPNARSSLR, encoded by the exons ATGCATTTCCTCGCGCTGAAGAACATTTGCTACAGAAGACGAAATCTGGGGCCTTCG ATGGCTGTTGACTTAAAACGTGGAGAAACACTTCCGATCCACATTAATATGACATTCCCATCTCTGCCTTGTGATG TTCTAAGTGTTGACGCTATTGATATGTCTGGGAAGCACGAAGTCGATCTTGACACAAATATATGGAAG CTTCGCTTGAATCATAATGGCCAAATTATTGGCACAGAGTATCTGTCAGACCTTGTGGAGAAGGAACATGCATCTCACGGGCATG ATGACCATAAAGATCACCATGAAGAATCTGACCACAAAGCTAAACCCCACAGTCTCGACGAAGATGCTGACAAGTTAATTAAAAAGGTGAAGCACGCTATATCTGTCGGCGAAGGTTGTCGG GTATATGGGGTTTTAGATGTGCAAAGGGTTGCTGGGAACTTCCATATCTCTGTGCACGGATTGAATATTTTTGTTGCACAGATG ATTTTTGAAGGTGCTTCCCATGTCAATGTGAGTCATATGATTCATGATTTGTCTTTTGGGCCCAAATATCCTGGTATACACAACCCACTTGATGATACAGTACGAATTTTGCACGCAGCAAGTGGAACATTCAAGTACTATATAAAG attgttccAACTGAATACAAGTATCTCTCAAAGAAAGTTTTGTCCACAAATCAATTCTCTGTCACCGAGTACTTTTCTCCTATTACTGAGGTCGATAAGATATGGCCTG CTGTTTACTTTTTGTATGACTTGTCACCAATTACCGTGACAATTAGGGAAGAACGCCGTAGTTTTCTGCATTTTGTTACACGTCTTTGTGCTGTGCTGGGTGGTACATTTGCCTTGACAG GATTGCTGGATAAGTGGATGTACAGGTTCATCGAATCATTGTCAAAACCAAACGCTCGAAGTAGTTTACGATGA
- the LOC140832793 gene encoding uncharacterized protein isoform X1 — protein sequence MGNFKQVLKSLDAFPRAEEHLLQKTKSGAFVSIFGLVIMTTLFLHELTFYLSTDTVHEMAVDLKRGETLPIHINMTFPSLPCDVLSVDAIDMSGKHEVDLDTNIWKLRLNHNGQIIGTEYLSDLVEKEHASHGHDDHKDHHEESDHKAKPHSLDEDADKLIKKVKHAISVGEGCRVYGVLDVQRVAGNFHISVHGLNIFVAQMIFEGASHVNVSHMIHDLSFGPKYPGIHNPLDDTVRILHAASGTFKYYIKIVPTEYKYLSKKVLSTNQFSVTEYFSPITEVDKIWPAVYFLYDLSPITVTIREERRSFLHFVTRLCAVLGGTFALTGLLDKWMYRFIESLSKPNARSSLR from the exons TTAAACAAGTACTGAAAAGTCTTGATGCATTTCCTCGCGCTGAAGAACATTTGCTACAGAAGACGAAATCTGGGGCCTTCG TTTCCATTTTTGGACTGGTCATCATGACTACATTGTTCTTGCATGAGTTGACATTTTATCTTTCAACAGATACAGTGCACGAG ATGGCTGTTGACTTAAAACGTGGAGAAACACTTCCGATCCACATTAATATGACATTCCCATCTCTGCCTTGTGATG TTCTAAGTGTTGACGCTATTGATATGTCTGGGAAGCACGAAGTCGATCTTGACACAAATATATGGAAG CTTCGCTTGAATCATAATGGCCAAATTATTGGCACAGAGTATCTGTCAGACCTTGTGGAGAAGGAACATGCATCTCACGGGCATG ATGACCATAAAGATCACCATGAAGAATCTGACCACAAAGCTAAACCCCACAGTCTCGACGAAGATGCTGACAAGTTAATTAAAAAGGTGAAGCACGCTATATCTGTCGGCGAAGGTTGTCGG GTATATGGGGTTTTAGATGTGCAAAGGGTTGCTGGGAACTTCCATATCTCTGTGCACGGATTGAATATTTTTGTTGCACAGATG ATTTTTGAAGGTGCTTCCCATGTCAATGTGAGTCATATGATTCATGATTTGTCTTTTGGGCCCAAATATCCTGGTATACACAACCCACTTGATGATACAGTACGAATTTTGCACGCAGCAAGTGGAACATTCAAGTACTATATAAAG attgttccAACTGAATACAAGTATCTCTCAAAGAAAGTTTTGTCCACAAATCAATTCTCTGTCACCGAGTACTTTTCTCCTATTACTGAGGTCGATAAGATATGGCCTG CTGTTTACTTTTTGTATGACTTGTCACCAATTACCGTGACAATTAGGGAAGAACGCCGTAGTTTTCTGCATTTTGTTACACGTCTTTGTGCTGTGCTGGGTGGTACATTTGCCTTGACAG GATTGCTGGATAAGTGGATGTACAGGTTCATCGAATCATTGTCAAAACCAAACGCTCGAAGTAGTTTACGATGA
- the LOC140832795 gene encoding serine hydroxymethyltransferase 2, mitochondrial-like, whose product MAVAAMALRRISSIKPLRPLSNTSFRCYMSTLSNQAVAEKQSPRVTWTKQLNAPLEEVDPEIADIIELEKARQWKGLELIPSENFTSLSVMQAVGSVMTNKYSEGYPGARYYGGNEYIDMAETLCQKRALEAFQLDPEKWGVNVQSLSGSPSNFQVYTALLKPHERIMALDLPHGGHLSHGYQTDTKKISAVSIFFETMPYRLDESTGYIDYDQLEKSAVLFRPKLIVAGASAYARLYDYARIRKVCDKQKAILLADMAHISGLVAGGVIPSPFEYADVVTTTTHKSLRGPRGAMIFFRKGVKETNKQGQEVMYDYGDKINQAVFPGLQGGPHNHTITALAVALRQAMTPEYRAYQEQVLGNCSKFAETLLEKGYELVSGGTDNHLVLVNLRHKGIDGSRVEKVLEAVHIAANKNTVPGDVSAMVPGGIRMGTPALTSRGFIEEDFVKVAEFFDAAVKLALKIKSDTNGTKLKDFVTSMQSDVHQSSIRKLRLEVEDYAKQFPTIGFEKETMKYKE is encoded by the exons ATGGCAGTTGCGGCGATGGCACTCAGAAGGATCTCCTCCATCAAGCCCCTGCGTCCGCTCTCCAACACCTCGTTTCGTTGTTACATG TCGACTTTGTCGAATCAGGCCGTGGCAGAGAAGCAGAGTCCCCGTGTTACC TGGACGAAACAATTGAATGCGCCTCTGGAAGAGGTGGATCCAGAGATTGCTGACATTATTGAGCTAGAGAAGGCTAGGCAATGGAAG GGACTGGAACTTATTCCATCTGAGAACTTTACGTCGTTGTCGGTGATGCAAGCTGTTGGATCAGTTATGACTAACAAATACAGTGAAGGCTATCCTGGAGCCAGATATTATGGAGGAAATGA gtACATTGACATGGCAGAGACTTTATGCCAGAAGCGCGCCTTAGAAGCTTTTCAGTTGGATCCTGAAAAATGGGGAG TGAATGTACAGTCACTTTCTGGGTCCCCTTCCAATTTTCAAGTTTATACCGCTTTACTGAAACCTCATGAAAGAATCATGGCACTTGATCTTCCACACGGTGGTCATTTGTCACATGGTTATCAG ACTGACACGAAGAAAATAAGTGCCGTGTCTATATTTTTCGAGACAATGCCCTACAGACTGGATGAAAGCACAGGCTATATTGACTATGACCAG CTGGAAAAAAGTGCAGTGCTTTTCAGGCCTAAGTTGATTGTCGCTGGTGCAAGTGCTTATGCTCGTCTCTATGATTATGCACGGATTCGTAAG GTTTGTGACAAGCAAAAGGCAATCTTGTTGGCTGACATGGCACATATTAGTGGACTGGTTGCTGGTGGGGTCATCCCATCACCATTTGAGTACGCCGACGTAGTTACAACTACAACACATAAATCCTTGCGCGGGCCTCGTGGAGCAATGATCTTCTTTAGGAAAGGAGTGAAAGAGACAAACAAACAAGGACAAGAA GTGATGTATGACTATGGGGACAAAATCAATCAAGCTGTGTTTCCCGGACTTCAAGGAGGACCTCACAATCACACTATAACTGCCTTAGCAGTTGCACTAAGACAG GCCATGACACCAGAATACAGAGCATATCAGGAGCAGGTTCTTGGTAATTGCTCAAAGTTTGCAGAG ACATTGTTAGAGAAAGGCTATGAGCTCGTATCTGGTGGAACTGATAATCATCTCGTCTTGGTGAATTTGAGACACAAG GGTATTGATGGATCAAGAGTGGAAAAGGTTTTGGAGGCTGTACATATAGCAGCCAATAAAAATACCGTACCTGGAGATGTGTCTGCCATGGTACCTGGAGGGATTCGTATGG GAACTCCTGCTCTAACGTCAAGGGGGTTCATTGAAGAAGACTTTGTAAAAGTTGCAGAGTTCTTTGATGCTGCTGTAAAGTTAGCCCTCAAGATTAAGTCTGATACAAATG GAACGAAGTTAAAGGATTTTGTGACGTCTATGCAATCCGATGTTCATCAATCTTCAATCAGAAAGCTGCGTCTGGAAGTTGAAGATTATGCAAAGCAATTCCCTACAATTGGTTTTGAGAAAGAGACAATGAAATACAAGGAGTGA